A genomic window from Gammaproteobacteria bacterium includes:
- a CDS encoding MFS transporter yields MTTGEAGYARLGPLVLEQDVTRRNALTILFASFWTIGFVTFLNFMNPFLFALLGIPEEEQGSLAGLLVSLQEITQIAICGFIGAWSDRVGRRPIYVGAMVLLAVGFAVYPMASSEAQLIGLRIAYSIGATACTVMLTTCQGEYINDKYRGRWIGIVGFVNALGVVVMVAFFSKLPSYFGELGLSDANALRASFWVCSTAALLLAILLRFGLQAPNRGVKSSTHNVFRQAAKGMTLVKKYPLLGLAYLTSYASKGDLVIVTTFLSLWVTQAGIAAGMSPAEAVARAGMIFGFVAVCGLVWPFVIGAILDRVPRLVGIGISFVIASIGYGSVALIDDPLGPMMWVAAFLLGIGQASAIISAGVLIGQVAPEGYKGTVFGASNLAGSAGIVTLTFFGGLLFDAYGASSPFILVGAMNAFVAVVTWLMYRWLKQTA; encoded by the coding sequence GTGACGACCGGCGAGGCAGGTTACGCGCGCCTTGGGCCCCTGGTCCTGGAGCAGGATGTCACCAGGCGGAATGCGCTGACAATCCTGTTCGCGAGCTTCTGGACGATCGGCTTCGTGACGTTTCTGAACTTCATGAATCCGTTCCTGTTTGCGCTGCTGGGAATTCCCGAAGAAGAGCAAGGCTCGCTGGCCGGCCTTCTCGTGTCGCTGCAGGAAATCACGCAGATCGCGATCTGCGGTTTCATAGGCGCCTGGTCCGACCGCGTCGGCCGCCGGCCGATCTATGTCGGCGCAATGGTTTTGCTTGCCGTGGGGTTTGCCGTGTATCCGATGGCTTCAAGCGAAGCGCAGCTGATCGGACTCCGCATCGCTTATTCGATCGGGGCCACGGCCTGCACCGTGATGCTGACGACTTGCCAGGGCGAATACATCAACGACAAATATCGCGGCCGCTGGATAGGGATCGTGGGGTTCGTCAACGCGCTGGGCGTGGTTGTAATGGTCGCGTTCTTCTCGAAGCTGCCGAGTTACTTCGGGGAGCTGGGGCTGAGCGACGCCAACGCGCTGCGCGCCAGTTTCTGGGTCTGCTCGACAGCGGCCCTGTTGCTGGCGATCCTTCTTCGTTTCGGGCTGCAAGCCCCCAATCGGGGAGTGAAGAGTTCAACGCACAACGTATTTCGTCAGGCGGCGAAGGGCATGACCCTGGTAAAGAAATACCCGTTGCTGGGCCTGGCTTATCTGACGTCCTATGCTTCGAAAGGCGACCTGGTGATTGTCACGACCTTCCTGTCGCTCTGGGTCACGCAGGCAGGCATCGCCGCCGGCATGTCGCCGGCCGAGGCCGTCGCGCGGGCCGGCATGATTTTCGGTTTCGTCGCAGTTTGCGGTCTGGTTTGGCCGTTCGTCATAGGCGCGATATTGGACCGGGTCCCGCGCCTGGTCGGGATCGGAATCTCGTTCGTGATCGCAAGCATCGGTTACGGCAGCGTGGCGCTGATCGACGATCCGCTCGGACCGATGATGTGGGTCGCGGCTTTCCTGCTGGGCATCGGCCAGGCCAGCGCCATCATCAGCGCCGGCGTTCTGATCGGCCAGGTGGCGCCCGAGGGCTACAAGGGCACGGTTTTCGGCGCCTCCAATCTCGCCGGTTCGGCCGGCATCGTGACCCTCACCTTTTTCGGCGGCCTGTTGTTCGATGCCTATGGGGCCAGCAGCCCCTTTATCCTGGTGGGCGCCATGAACGCTTTTGTGGCAGTCGTTACCTGGCTTATGTATCGCTGGCTAAAGCAAACCGCGTAA
- a CDS encoding helix-turn-helix transcriptional regulator, translated as MSDVIMHALLLPKFGDTPDCAAALLSHIGVDTDCSRGAFQVRASAYEGAPMSERDAFGRILAALQEAALEPAQWYRAAALIEESVGVHGSSLACGEGDSDQDYQFYFLRTSLHGERRTDLERLWLETGFSADQSISRYRRFPFDRTIHITEVYTEEELKTSLGYHILRTRAQAGNAINVRLKGPGASRVLWQINDPVDRDGWSSERLHRIGRLHPHVRQTVQVGQTLAGAGALGATLMQLLDVTGLGVIQLDVRGRIVAANDRARSLLNAGDRLYDENRFIVARAQADDDALQALLARALPPFGDPGEGGSLTIRRSMLRPPLVLHVNPLPERETWFRGWPVAALVLLAEPARGVGIDPDLAAAVLGLTPTESRVAVMLADGFSVREIAAATERKESTIRYHIKQIYAKHGLRRQSELVRLVLSLAGAER; from the coding sequence TTGTCAGATGTCATCATGCACGCGCTTCTTCTCCCCAAGTTTGGGGATACTCCTGATTGCGCAGCCGCACTACTATCGCATATCGGGGTTGATACGGATTGCTCGCGCGGTGCATTTCAGGTTCGGGCGTCGGCATATGAAGGCGCGCCCATGAGCGAACGGGACGCGTTCGGGCGGATACTCGCCGCGTTGCAGGAGGCGGCGCTCGAGCCGGCCCAGTGGTACCGTGCCGCCGCGCTGATCGAAGAGTCCGTCGGTGTGCACGGCAGCTCCCTTGCGTGTGGCGAGGGGGACTCGGACCAGGACTATCAGTTCTACTTCCTTCGGACCAGCCTTCACGGGGAACGGCGCACGGATCTGGAACGCCTTTGGCTGGAGACCGGTTTTTCCGCCGACCAATCGATATCCCGCTATCGGCGTTTCCCCTTTGACCGGACGATTCATATAACGGAGGTTTATACGGAGGAGGAGTTGAAAACCTCCCTGGGGTATCACATTCTGAGGACCCGCGCCCAGGCCGGGAACGCGATCAACGTTCGCCTGAAGGGGCCGGGCGCTTCGCGCGTCCTTTGGCAAATCAACGACCCGGTGGACCGGGACGGTTGGTCGTCCGAGCGGCTCCACCGGATCGGGCGGCTCCATCCGCATGTCCGCCAGACCGTGCAAGTTGGGCAAACGCTGGCCGGCGCCGGCGCCCTGGGCGCCACGTTGATGCAGTTGCTGGACGTTACCGGCCTGGGCGTCATCCAGCTCGACGTGCGAGGGCGGATCGTGGCGGCCAACGACCGGGCCCGGTCCCTGCTGAACGCCGGCGACCGCTTGTACGACGAAAACCGTTTTATTGTCGCGCGCGCACAGGCCGACGATGACGCGCTCCAGGCTTTGCTGGCCCGCGCTCTTCCTCCGTTCGGCGATCCGGGAGAGGGTGGTTCGCTGACGATCAGGCGATCGATGCTGCGGCCTCCGCTGGTGCTGCATGTGAACCCGTTGCCCGAGAGAGAAACGTGGTTTCGGGGATGGCCGGTGGCGGCGCTCGTACTGCTCGCCGAACCGGCACGGGGAGTCGGGATCGACCCGGACCTGGCTGCGGCCGTCCTGGGGCTGACACCGACGGAGAGCCGCGTGGCGGTGATGCTGGCCGATGGATTCAGCGTGCGCGAGATCGCCGCCGCGACGGAACGCAAGGAAAGCACGATCCGCTATCACATCAAGCAAATCTACGCCAAGCACGGACTCCGGCGACAGTCGGAGCTCGTGCGGCTGGTTCTCTCACTGGCCGGGGCCGAGCGCTAG
- a CDS encoding NAD(P)-binding protein has translation MALSPDIGIVGAGLGGMTAAVALQQRGFNVTVYEQAPELGEIGAGITVGPNISVVLDGLGLEDAAASFADGSTTFGALHYKTGEPIWFSERSIEEAIKTRGALTRHMHRADLHKVLEDAFNKERDALRLGHALTDIGQDDGGVTLRFADGATDRRDIVIACDGLKSVVRDKLFPTEPPKYTGYMAWRGVVDAADVPGVSHVPHFASYPAEGSMFSRYPLRRGSQINWVANAYRPDDIGEENWYAQTGIAEVLEEFEDWHEDVVRIIRASPGGKCLRWALSSRQPLDGWIAGRVTLLGDAAHPMTPFYGMGAGMAFEDAAILARCFEAEQGDWRAAFARYERARLARTTRFHVQSLKRGGIYMSADPADRAKPPTTGMEAEFDYNAMTVAI, from the coding sequence ATGGCCTTGAGTCCGGACATCGGAATCGTGGGCGCCGGACTGGGCGGCATGACCGCCGCCGTTGCGCTTCAGCAGCGCGGTTTCAACGTCACCGTCTATGAACAGGCGCCGGAGCTGGGGGAAATCGGCGCCGGGATCACCGTGGGCCCCAACATCAGCGTGGTCCTCGACGGCCTGGGCCTGGAAGACGCGGCGGCATCCTTCGCCGACGGCTCCACGACCTTCGGCGCGCTTCACTACAAGACCGGCGAGCCCATTTGGTTTTCGGAGCGGAGTATCGAGGAGGCAATCAAGACCCGGGGCGCACTGACGCGGCACATGCACCGGGCGGACCTGCACAAGGTCCTGGAAGACGCATTCAACAAGGAGCGCGACGCCCTTCGCCTCGGACACGCGCTCACCGACATCGGGCAGGACGACGGCGGCGTGACCCTGCGCTTCGCCGACGGCGCTACGGACCGGCGCGACATCGTCATCGCCTGCGACGGTCTCAAGTCCGTCGTGCGCGACAAGCTGTTTCCCACGGAACCCCCCAAATACACCGGCTACATGGCCTGGCGCGGCGTGGTCGATGCCGCCGACGTGCCGGGGGTCAGTCATGTACCCCACTTTGCCTCCTATCCGGCCGAAGGGAGCATGTTTTCCCGTTATCCGTTGCGCCGGGGCAGCCAGATCAACTGGGTGGCCAACGCCTACCGGCCCGACGACATCGGCGAGGAAAACTGGTACGCGCAGACCGGCATCGCCGAGGTCCTCGAAGAGTTCGAGGACTGGCATGAAGACGTCGTGCGCATCATCAGGGCGTCGCCCGGCGGGAAGTGCCTGCGCTGGGCGCTCTCAAGCCGCCAGCCGCTCGACGGCTGGATCGCGGGGCGGGTGACGCTACTGGGCGATGCCGCACATCCCATGACGCCCTTCTACGGGATGGGCGCTGGCATGGCCTTCGAGGACGCCGCAATCCTCGCCCGCTGCTTCGAAGCGGAGCAAGGCGACTGGCGTGCGGCCTTCGCGCGCTACGAGCGGGCCCGCCTAGCCCGGACCACCCGGTTCCACGTGCAATCGCTCAAGCGCGGCGGGATCTACATGAGCGCCGACCCGGCCGACCGCGCCAAGCCGCCCACCACCGGCATGGAAGCCGAATTCGACTACAACGCCATGACCGTGGCCATTTGA
- a CDS encoding serine hydrolase — MGQRFSAQHDHPRNQAHRGRDSPMTRRIIAAVAVLIAAAVAVDWTFWYRFATIRDQTSISIPGWISPTATVEGDFREALVSVDPADRILSASAIAELVDYAERVDSFSLIVHHGEGIQFETYWREFGPDDVTETLSMAKSVLGLTFGFAVEDGSIASIDDPVTEYISEWRGTEREGLTIRQVLQMASSLEHFSFDYSLLQNPFNKALRLFIGPHMENAILRFDLTADPGTEFNYNSANSQLLLLILERATGRAYADYVSEKLWRPLGAKPATLWMDRDGGMPKAYAFFQARPRDWLRIGLAIRNDGVVDGRQVIPAEWLAAMFSPSPNNPKYGLQAWIGSPHVTERFYNRNTPFGVKQAEPFLADDVVFFDGGGGQRVYVIPSADLVIVRTGMPSMDWDDGVIPNIILRDLGYGKDLS; from the coding sequence ATGGGACAACGCTTTTCTGCCCAACACGATCATCCGCGGAATCAGGCGCACCGCGGGCGGGATAGCCCCATGACCCGGCGGATCATCGCCGCCGTTGCCGTGCTGATCGCGGCCGCCGTCGCTGTCGACTGGACCTTCTGGTACCGCTTCGCGACCATCCGCGATCAAACATCCATCAGCATTCCCGGCTGGATCAGTCCGACAGCCACGGTCGAGGGCGACTTCCGCGAAGCACTGGTCAGCGTCGACCCGGCCGATCGGATCCTGTCCGCAAGCGCGATTGCCGAACTGGTGGACTATGCGGAGCGGGTGGACTCGTTTTCGCTGATCGTCCATCACGGCGAGGGGATTCAGTTCGAGACCTATTGGCGGGAGTTCGGCCCCGACGACGTGACCGAAACCCTGTCCATGGCGAAGTCGGTTCTGGGCCTGACGTTCGGCTTCGCGGTGGAAGACGGATCGATCGCGTCCATCGACGATCCGGTGACTGAATATATTTCCGAATGGAGAGGCACGGAAAGGGAAGGCCTGACCATTCGCCAAGTGCTGCAGATGGCGAGCAGCCTCGAACATTTCTCCTTTGATTACAGTCTTTTACAAAATCCATTTAACAAAGCACTTCGGCTGTTTATCGGCCCCCACATGGAGAATGCTATTCTCCGTTTCGACCTCACGGCGGACCCGGGAACGGAATTCAACTACAACAGCGCCAATTCCCAGTTGCTCCTGCTGATTCTCGAGCGCGCGACGGGCCGCGCCTACGCCGACTACGTGTCGGAAAAACTCTGGCGGCCTTTGGGAGCCAAACCGGCCACGCTGTGGATGGACCGCGACGGAGGCATGCCCAAGGCCTACGCTTTCTTCCAGGCGCGCCCGCGGGACTGGCTGCGCATCGGCCTGGCGATCAGGAATGACGGGGTCGTCGACGGGCGGCAGGTCATTCCCGCCGAGTGGCTGGCCGCCATGTTCTCGCCGTCGCCCAACAATCCCAAGTACGGCCTGCAGGCATGGATCGGCTCGCCGCACGTGACCGAACGTTTCTACAACCGGAACACGCCGTTCGGCGTAAAGCAGGCAGAGCCGTTTCTGGCGGATGACGTGGTGTTCTTCGACGGCGGCGGCGGGCAACGCGTTTACGTCATTCCGTCCGCCGATCTCGTGATCGTGCGAACCGGCATGCCCTCGATGGACTGGGACGACGGCGTGATCCCCAATATCATCCTCCGTGATCTCGGCTACGGAAAGGACCTTTCATGA